The Myxococcota bacterium genome has a segment encoding these proteins:
- a CDS encoding cytochrome P450: MPFDPSTIRLLSPAFYGGDPFPAYAWLRDHSPVHWDEKGRVFGVSRFEDVIAIEKDPARYSSAQGSRPRIPGDYSMINRDDPQHNDMRRVVSSRFTPRAVRRHEGAVRKRVTGLIDRVAREGRAEVVADLAAPLPAMVINDWLGFPDANWSSSKRWAEVTMLAGGQHDPETGEMDFFGVEGAQQALEEFTAAVLELVPKRRADPRDDLISAWAHAEVGGKRMTDADIVSEALLVLNGGAETTRAVIGATVVNLARHPEQRAKLVADPSGMAVAVEEFIRFVTPVNNMRRTVAEAHELHGQSLEAGAELLLLYGAANRDPRHFSDPDVFDVERRPNQHLAFGFGTHFCLGASVARLEIRVMFEELLRRIPDFELAQGAAPAYVPSVFTRGFGAVPIEFTPERG; the protein is encoded by the coding sequence ATGCCGTTCGATCCCTCGACGATCCGTCTCCTGTCCCCCGCCTTCTACGGCGGCGATCCGTTCCCGGCCTACGCATGGCTGCGCGACCACTCCCCCGTCCACTGGGACGAGAAGGGCCGCGTCTTCGGCGTCTCGCGCTTCGAGGACGTGATCGCGATCGAGAAGGACCCCGCGCGCTACAGCTCGGCCCAGGGCTCGCGCCCGCGCATCCCGGGCGACTACTCGATGATCAACCGCGACGATCCGCAGCACAACGACATGCGGCGCGTCGTGTCGAGCCGCTTCACGCCGCGCGCGGTGCGGCGCCACGAGGGCGCGGTGCGCAAGCGGGTGACGGGCCTGATCGATCGCGTCGCGCGCGAGGGCCGCGCCGAGGTCGTCGCCGACCTCGCGGCGCCGCTGCCGGCGATGGTGATCAACGACTGGCTCGGCTTCCCCGACGCGAACTGGTCGAGCTCGAAGCGCTGGGCCGAGGTGACGATGCTCGCCGGCGGCCAGCACGACCCCGAGACGGGCGAGATGGACTTCTTCGGCGTCGAGGGCGCGCAGCAGGCACTCGAGGAGTTCACGGCCGCGGTGCTCGAGCTCGTGCCGAAGCGCCGCGCCGATCCGCGCGACGACCTGATCTCCGCGTGGGCGCACGCCGAGGTGGGCGGCAAGCGCATGACCGACGCCGACATCGTCTCCGAGGCGCTGCTCGTGCTGAACGGCGGCGCCGAGACGACGCGCGCCGTCATCGGCGCGACCGTCGTGAACCTCGCGCGCCATCCCGAGCAGCGCGCGAAGCTCGTCGCGGATCCGTCCGGCATGGCGGTCGCCGTCGAGGAGTTCATCCGCTTCGTCACCCCCGTCAACAACATGCGGCGCACGGTCGCCGAGGCGCACGAGCTGCACGGCCAGTCGCTCGAAGCGGGCGCCGAGCTCCTGCTCCTCTACGGCGCCGCGAACCGCGACCCGCGCCACTTCTCCGACCCGGACGTCTTCGACGTCGAGCGCCGCCCGAACCAGCACCTCGCCTTCGGGTTCGGGACGCACTTCTGCCTCGGGGCGAGCGTCGCGCGGCTCGAGATCCGCGTGATGTTCGAGGAGCTGCTGCGGCGCATCCCCGATTTCGAGCTCGCCCAAGGCGCCGCGCCGGCCTACGTGCCGAGCGTCTTCACGCGCGGCTTCGGCGCCGTGCCGATCGAGTTCACGCCCGAGCGCGGCTAG
- a CDS encoding enoyl-CoA hydratase, giving the protein MSGRVVIEREGELAWLVFDHVARRNAITAGMWRAIPALARELDADDGVRVVVMRGAGEDAFVSGADISEFDERRTGARAAEYDRQNGAAFEALSRIRKPVLAMVHGFCIGGGCALALTADVRYAADDARFAIPAGRLGLGYATSGLETLVRTVGTAAARELFFTARRYDAREALRIGLVNAVLPKAELETRVRETAEAIARNAPLTLRAAKTAFVEIARPPAERDLAAVDAAIARCFASADYAEGVRAFLAKRPPRFEGR; this is encoded by the coding sequence ATGTCCGGACGCGTCGTCATCGAGCGGGAGGGCGAGCTCGCGTGGCTGGTCTTCGACCACGTCGCGCGGCGCAACGCGATCACCGCCGGGATGTGGCGCGCGATCCCCGCGCTCGCCCGCGAGCTCGACGCGGACGACGGCGTGCGCGTCGTCGTCATGCGCGGCGCGGGCGAGGACGCGTTCGTGTCGGGCGCGGACATCTCGGAGTTCGACGAGCGCCGCACCGGCGCGCGCGCCGCGGAGTACGACCGCCAGAACGGCGCCGCCTTCGAGGCGCTGTCGCGCATCCGCAAGCCCGTGCTCGCGATGGTGCACGGCTTCTGCATCGGCGGCGGCTGCGCGCTCGCGCTCACCGCCGACGTGCGGTACGCGGCCGACGACGCGCGCTTCGCGATTCCCGCCGGCCGGCTCGGCCTCGGCTATGCGACGAGCGGGCTCGAGACGCTCGTGCGCACGGTCGGCACCGCGGCGGCGCGCGAGCTCTTCTTCACGGCGCGCCGCTACGACGCCCGGGAGGCGCTGCGCATCGGCCTCGTGAACGCGGTGCTCCCGAAGGCCGAGCTCGAGACGCGCGTGCGCGAGACCGCCGAGGCGATCGCGCGCAACGCACCGCTCACGCTGCGCGCTGCGAAGACCGCATTCGTCGAGATCGCCCGACCGCCCGCCGAGCGCGACCTCGCGGCCGTCGACGCTGCGATCGCGCGCTGCTTCGCGAGCGCCGACTACGCCGAGGGCGTGCGCGCCTTCCTCGCGAAGCGCCCGCCGCGCTTCGAGGGACGCTAG
- a CDS encoding acyl-CoA synthetase: MSDAPSLYPGAWAARTPDKPAIVMAETGATLTYGELDDAANRLSSLLADAGLAPGDHAALCMENRLEYLAVVWGMHYAGLDYTAISSRLTAEELAYILEDSGSRAFVASPYKADAVARAGDAVARMALRLSVGGGLPGFERYEAAIAAAPASPLPERVEGQPMLYSSGTTGRPKGVKLRAGGKPLGTGEALTALIAGLFGANADSVYLSPAPLYHSAPLRYCTQFLRLGATVVVMERFDAEGALAAIERFRVTHSQWVPTMFVRMLKLPEETRARYDVSSLRFAVHASAPCPVAVKRQMMEWWGPVIHEYYAGTEGNGFVYCSPSDWLAHEGSVGKALTAPVHIVDDDGHEVPVGEEGTVYFEGPADGRGFEYHNDPEKTASSFLPNGWSTLGDVGRLDADGFLYLTDRKANMIISGGVNIYPQETENVLTLHPKVHDVAVFGVPNEDFGEEVKAVVQPIDMRDAGPALERELIAYCREHLADVKCPRSVDFRDELPRHPTGKLYKRLLKDEYWKGHATRIL, from the coding sequence ATGAGCGACGCACCGAGCCTCTACCCGGGAGCGTGGGCGGCGCGCACGCCCGACAAGCCCGCGATCGTGATGGCCGAGACGGGCGCGACGCTCACGTACGGCGAGCTCGACGACGCGGCGAATCGCCTCTCGAGCCTGCTCGCCGACGCCGGCCTCGCGCCCGGCGACCACGCGGCGCTCTGCATGGAGAACCGCCTCGAGTACCTCGCCGTCGTCTGGGGCATGCACTACGCGGGCCTCGACTACACGGCCATCAGCTCGCGGCTCACCGCGGAAGAGCTCGCATACATCCTCGAGGACAGCGGCAGCCGCGCGTTCGTCGCGAGCCCGTACAAGGCGGACGCCGTCGCGCGCGCCGGCGACGCGGTCGCGCGCATGGCGCTGCGCCTGTCGGTCGGCGGCGGGCTGCCCGGCTTCGAACGCTACGAGGCCGCGATCGCGGCGGCGCCCGCATCGCCGCTGCCCGAACGCGTCGAAGGGCAACCCATGCTCTACTCGTCGGGCACGACGGGGCGGCCCAAGGGCGTGAAGCTCCGCGCCGGCGGCAAGCCGCTCGGCACGGGCGAGGCGCTCACCGCGCTCATCGCGGGCCTGTTCGGCGCGAACGCCGACTCCGTCTACCTCTCGCCCGCTCCGCTCTACCACTCCGCCCCGCTGCGCTACTGCACGCAGTTCCTGCGGCTCGGCGCGACCGTCGTCGTGATGGAGCGCTTCGACGCCGAGGGCGCGCTCGCCGCGATCGAGCGCTTCCGCGTCACGCACAGCCAGTGGGTGCCGACGATGTTCGTCCGCATGCTGAAGCTGCCCGAGGAGACGCGCGCGCGGTACGACGTCTCGAGCCTGCGCTTCGCCGTGCACGCGTCCGCGCCCTGCCCCGTCGCCGTGAAGCGCCAGATGATGGAGTGGTGGGGGCCCGTGATCCACGAGTACTACGCCGGCACGGAGGGCAACGGCTTCGTCTACTGCTCGCCGTCGGACTGGCTCGCGCACGAGGGCAGCGTCGGCAAGGCGCTCACCGCGCCCGTGCACATCGTCGACGACGACGGCCACGAGGTGCCGGTCGGCGAGGAGGGAACCGTGTACTTCGAAGGGCCCGCCGACGGCCGCGGCTTCGAGTACCACAACGACCCGGAGAAGACGGCGTCGAGCTTCCTGCCCAACGGCTGGAGCACGCTCGGCGACGTCGGCCGCCTCGACGCCGACGGCTTCCTGTACCTCACCGACCGCAAGGCCAACATGATCATCAGCGGCGGCGTGAACATCTACCCGCAGGAGACGGAGAACGTGCTCACGCTGCACCCCAAGGTGCACGACGTCGCCGTCTTCGGCGTCCCGAACGAGGACTTCGGCGAGGAGGTGAAGGCCGTCGTCCAGCCCATCGACATGCGCGACGCCGGGCCCGCGCTCGAGCGCGAGCTCATCGCCTACTGTCGCGAGCACCTCGCCGACGTGAAGTGCCCGCGCAGCGTCGACTTCCGCGACGAGCTCCCGCGCCACCCGACCGGCAAGCTCTACAAGCGCCTGCTCAAGGACGAGTACTGGAAGGGCCACGCGACGCGGATCCTGTGA
- a CDS encoding BolA family protein, translated as MGVAGEERRARIEAKLRERLAATHVEVLDESHLHAGHAGAASGGGHFRATIVSGRFAGLTRVRAQQLVYEALADEMGGAIHALAMRTLTPEAWRESEGGAERAPTAASRSTPSASS; from the coding sequence ATGGGCGTCGCCGGTGAGGAGCGGCGCGCGCGCATCGAGGCGAAGCTGCGCGAGCGCCTCGCGGCGACGCACGTCGAGGTGCTCGACGAGAGCCACCTGCACGCGGGCCACGCCGGCGCCGCGTCGGGCGGCGGCCACTTCCGCGCGACGATCGTGTCCGGGCGATTCGCCGGCCTCACGCGCGTGCGCGCGCAGCAGCTCGTCTACGAGGCGCTGGCGGACGAGATGGGCGGCGCGATCCACGCGCTCGCGATGCGCACGCTGACACCGGAAGCCTGGCGCGAGAGCGAAGGCGGAGCGGAGCGAGCGCCTACAGCAGCATCGCGCTCCACGCCGTCAGCGTCGTCGTGA
- a CDS encoding Hsp20/alpha crystallin family protein — MALGNLILRDPFTGFGPLLERAFPPASDVAASAFVPRIDAVEEEGAFRVTAELPGVAEEDVAVEVEDGVLTLRGEKKSHFEAPETDGARYRRVETSWGRFERRLRFGVPIDESNVRASAKNGVLTIVIPKLEEPRPAVRTIPIERA, encoded by the coding sequence ATGGCACTCGGAAACCTGATCCTGCGCGACCCGTTCACCGGCTTCGGCCCGCTCCTCGAGCGCGCCTTCCCGCCGGCGAGCGACGTGGCTGCGAGCGCGTTCGTGCCGCGGATCGACGCCGTCGAGGAAGAGGGCGCGTTCCGCGTGACGGCCGAGCTCCCCGGCGTCGCCGAGGAGGACGTCGCGGTCGAGGTCGAGGACGGCGTCCTGACGCTGCGCGGCGAGAAGAAGAGCCACTTCGAGGCGCCCGAGACCGACGGCGCGCGCTACCGGCGCGTCGAGACGTCCTGGGGCCGCTTCGAGCGCAGGCTGCGCTTCGGCGTCCCGATCGACGAGTCGAACGTGCGCGCGAGCGCGAAGAACGGCGTCCTCACGATCGTGATCCCCAAGCTCGAGGAGCCGCGTCCCGCGGTGCGGACGATCCCCATCGAGCGCGCGTAG
- the pabB gene encoding aminodeoxychorismate synthase component I: MTPPLSALPARFGAPIGATNVAVVAARELDEPCSPCAAYERFRGDPFPWLLESALARADVGRFSFVGASPELVLRVRDGVARIERPRAGGAASPSRATRVADPLDALRAILPPPPVEVPALVEHVPFVGGAVACLGYELGSFTEPVALAARDELGLDDLVALRVDRVVVFDHESQRAFAVGLGVGPSRETARRAAERATEALAARVRGLRYEAQMSEERARSRGRTAVPERAVLRTEPASYAKAVELLLEQIDAGNVYQANLTQRIDVPFDGDPFQLYRALRRRNPAPFAACIELPEVAVLSSSPERFLRVDAHGRVQSRPIKGTRPRGDAARADAGLAHALAHSAKDRAENLMIVDLVRNDLGRACRTGSVRVPSLMAIEGYASVWQMVSTVEGELRDGCDAIDLVRASFPPGSMTGAPKIAAMRWIDRVEPVRRTFYAGALGYFDARGGIDTSVVIRTILLRDGRAHLHVGGGVVADSSAEGEYAESLDKASALLDALASAEG, from the coding sequence ATGACTCCCCCCCTCTCCGCACTCCCCGCTCGCTTCGGCGCGCCCATCGGCGCGACGAACGTCGCCGTCGTCGCGGCGCGCGAGCTCGACGAGCCGTGCAGCCCGTGCGCCGCGTACGAGCGCTTCCGCGGCGATCCCTTCCCCTGGCTGCTCGAGAGCGCGCTCGCGCGCGCCGACGTCGGCCGCTTCTCGTTCGTCGGCGCGTCGCCCGAGCTCGTGCTGCGCGTGCGCGACGGCGTCGCGCGCATCGAGCGGCCCCGCGCGGGCGGCGCCGCGTCGCCTTCGCGCGCGACGCGCGTGGCCGATCCGCTCGACGCGCTCCGCGCGATCCTCCCGCCGCCTCCGGTCGAGGTGCCTGCGCTCGTCGAGCACGTCCCGTTCGTCGGCGGCGCCGTCGCGTGCCTCGGCTACGAGCTCGGCTCGTTCACCGAGCCCGTCGCGCTCGCCGCGCGCGACGAGCTCGGGCTCGACGACCTCGTCGCCCTGCGCGTCGACCGCGTCGTCGTCTTCGACCACGAGAGCCAGCGCGCGTTCGCCGTCGGGCTCGGGGTCGGGCCGTCGCGCGAGACCGCGCGGCGCGCGGCGGAGCGCGCGACCGAGGCGCTCGCCGCGCGCGTGCGCGGCCTGCGCTACGAGGCGCAGATGTCGGAGGAGCGCGCGCGGTCGCGCGGCCGCACGGCCGTGCCCGAGCGCGCCGTCCTGCGCACCGAGCCCGCGAGCTATGCGAAGGCGGTCGAGCTGCTGCTCGAGCAGATCGACGCCGGCAACGTCTACCAGGCGAACCTCACACAGCGCATCGACGTCCCGTTCGACGGCGACCCCTTCCAGCTCTACCGCGCGCTGCGCCGGCGCAACCCGGCGCCGTTCGCCGCCTGCATCGAGCTGCCGGAGGTCGCCGTGCTCTCGAGCTCGCCCGAGCGGTTCCTGCGCGTCGACGCGCACGGCCGCGTGCAGAGCCGGCCCATCAAGGGAACGCGGCCGCGCGGCGACGCGGCGCGCGCCGACGCCGGCCTCGCCCACGCGCTCGCGCACTCCGCGAAGGACCGCGCCGAGAACCTCATGATCGTCGACCTCGTCCGCAACGATCTCGGGCGCGCGTGCCGCACCGGGAGCGTGCGCGTTCCGTCGCTGATGGCGATCGAGGGCTACGCGAGCGTCTGGCAGATGGTGTCGACGGTGGAGGGCGAGCTGCGCGACGGCTGCGACGCGATCGACCTCGTGCGCGCGAGCTTCCCGCCGGGCTCGATGACCGGCGCGCCGAAGATCGCCGCGATGCGCTGGATCGACCGCGTCGAGCCCGTGCGCCGCACCTTCTACGCCGGTGCGCTCGGCTACTTCGACGCCCGCGGCGGCATCGACACGAGCGTCGTGATCCGCACGATCCTCCTCCGCGACGGGCGCGCGCACCTGCACGTCGGCGGAGGCGTGGTCGCGGACTCGAGCGCCGAGGGCGAGTACGCGGAGAGCCTCGACAAGGCGAGCGCCCTGCTCGACGCGCTCGCGAGCGCGGAGGGCTAG
- a CDS encoding acyl-CoA dehydrogenase family protein — MDFDLSPEDEAFRQEVCAFLDANLPPASERGPAFKQEWDAKVRAKGWVGFSWPKEVGGGGGSLMQQVILKDEMAKRRAPSLGSCFMGLAWVGPSIIAYGTPEQKARFVPDILDSRYQWCTGYSEPGSGSDLASLQCRCVRDGDEYVVDGQKIWTSIAMWAKWMILLVRTDPAAHKHEGITCLLVEMDTPGIEVRPIRNMAGGEMFAEVFFDGVRVPVANRLGDEGQGWQVTVTALANERSGIAEFHGLMHDLERLRGLARECLRNGRPAIEDAAIRRRLVRAEVRIEAMRLNGMRALTKQLRGEPLGAETSINKLHRASLEVELGELALEIEGGAGALAGAAAPERGRWQTMALSWPEVVIGGGTPNIQRNIIAERLLGLPKD, encoded by the coding sequence ATGGACTTCGATCTGAGCCCCGAGGACGAGGCCTTCCGCCAGGAGGTGTGCGCGTTCCTCGACGCGAACCTTCCGCCCGCGAGCGAGCGCGGGCCGGCGTTCAAGCAGGAGTGGGACGCGAAGGTGCGCGCGAAGGGCTGGGTCGGCTTCTCGTGGCCGAAGGAGGTCGGCGGCGGCGGCGGCTCGCTGATGCAGCAGGTGATCCTGAAGGACGAGATGGCGAAGCGCCGCGCGCCGTCGCTCGGCTCGTGCTTCATGGGCCTCGCGTGGGTCGGGCCGTCGATCATCGCCTACGGCACGCCCGAGCAGAAGGCGCGCTTCGTCCCCGACATCCTCGACAGCCGGTACCAGTGGTGCACGGGCTACTCCGAGCCCGGCTCGGGCAGCGACCTCGCTTCGCTGCAGTGCCGGTGCGTGCGCGACGGCGACGAGTACGTCGTCGACGGCCAGAAGATCTGGACGTCCATCGCGATGTGGGCGAAGTGGATGATCCTGCTCGTCCGCACCGACCCGGCGGCGCACAAGCACGAGGGCATCACGTGCCTGCTCGTCGAGATGGACACGCCCGGCATCGAGGTGCGTCCGATCCGGAACATGGCCGGCGGCGAGATGTTCGCGGAGGTCTTCTTCGACGGCGTCCGCGTGCCCGTCGCGAACCGGCTCGGCGACGAGGGCCAGGGCTGGCAGGTGACGGTGACCGCGCTCGCGAACGAGCGCTCGGGCATCGCCGAGTTCCACGGCCTGATGCACGACCTCGAGCGGCTGCGCGGCCTCGCGCGCGAGTGCCTGCGCAACGGCCGCCCGGCGATCGAGGACGCGGCGATCCGCCGCCGCCTCGTGCGCGCGGAGGTGCGCATCGAGGCGATGCGCCTGAACGGCATGCGCGCGCTCACGAAGCAGCTGCGCGGCGAGCCGCTCGGCGCCGAGACGTCGATCAACAAGCTCCACCGCGCGAGCCTCGAAGTCGAGCTCGGCGAGCTCGCGCTCGAGATCGAGGGCGGCGCGGGCGCGCTCGCCGGCGCGGCGGCGCCCGAGCGCGGGCGCTGGCAGACGATGGCGCTCTCGTGGCCCGAGGTCGTGATCGGCGGCGGCACGCCCAACATCCAGCGCAACATCATCGCCGAGCGCCTGCTCGGCCTCCCGAAGGACTGA
- a CDS encoding acyl-CoA dehydrogenase family protein — MDFGFSDEQELLRAEVRKFLDQNAPLEHVRTLAETPRALDPALWGRMAELGWVGLTMPEAHGGMGLDLLTLIVLLEETGRTLFPSPIVSTVVAARAIARAGSEAQKARWLPGLAAGTTIGTLAYLEAGDRHAPDGVALAGARDGEATVLSGAKELVADTATADLFVVVYRSGAAPDALSLAVVERGTRGLAVEDLPTIDATKRIGRLVLDGVRIEADARLGAEGEGGALFQELLDVGALLTSAEIVGAAEGAVAITTRFARERVQFGSPIGRFQAVKHPLADAHVDTESIKSLVYYAAWALDRGTDDASAAVSRAKAYASEAFPRIGIDGVQLHGAVGFTWEYDIQLYLKRSKWARPAFGDADHHYERLAARSLAPGA, encoded by the coding sequence ATGGATTTCGGGTTCAGCGACGAGCAGGAGCTGCTCCGCGCCGAGGTGCGCAAGTTCCTCGACCAGAACGCCCCGCTCGAGCACGTCCGCACGCTCGCCGAGACGCCGCGCGCGCTCGATCCCGCGCTCTGGGGTCGCATGGCCGAGCTCGGCTGGGTCGGCCTCACGATGCCCGAGGCCCACGGCGGCATGGGTCTCGATCTCCTGACCTTGATCGTGCTCCTCGAGGAGACGGGGCGGACGCTCTTCCCGTCGCCGATCGTCTCGACCGTCGTCGCCGCGCGCGCGATCGCGCGCGCGGGCAGCGAGGCCCAGAAGGCGCGCTGGCTCCCGGGCCTCGCCGCCGGCACGACGATCGGGACGCTCGCGTACCTCGAGGCGGGCGACCGCCACGCGCCCGACGGCGTCGCACTCGCGGGCGCGCGCGACGGCGAAGCGACGGTGCTCTCCGGCGCGAAGGAGCTCGTCGCGGACACGGCCACCGCCGACCTGTTCGTCGTCGTCTACCGAAGCGGCGCCGCACCCGACGCGCTCTCGCTCGCGGTCGTCGAGCGAGGCACGCGCGGCCTCGCGGTCGAGGACCTCCCGACGATCGACGCGACGAAGCGCATCGGGCGCCTCGTGCTCGACGGCGTGCGCATCGAGGCCGACGCGCGCCTCGGCGCGGAGGGCGAGGGCGGCGCGCTCTTCCAGGAGCTGCTCGACGTCGGCGCGCTGCTCACGAGCGCCGAGATCGTCGGCGCCGCCGAGGGGGCGGTCGCGATCACGACGCGCTTCGCGCGCGAGCGCGTGCAGTTCGGCTCGCCGATCGGCCGCTTCCAGGCCGTGAAGCACCCGCTCGCCGACGCGCACGTCGACACCGAGTCGATCAAGTCGCTCGTCTACTACGCGGCGTGGGCGCTCGATCGCGGCACCGACGACGCGTCCGCCGCCGTCTCGCGCGCGAAGGCCTACGCGAGCGAGGCCTTCCCGCGCATCGGCATCGACGGCGTGCAGCTCCACGGCGCCGTCGGCTTCACGTGGGAGTACGACATCCAGCTCTATCTCAAGCGCTCGAAGTGGGCGCGCCCGGCGTTCGGCGACGCCGACCACCACTACGAGCGCCTCGCCGCCCGCTCGCTCGCGCCCGGCGCCTGA